The sequence TATCGGGAACGGTAAAAGATGTAGTTGAGAAGTTAAAGAGAGGTGAGTTATAGTATGCGCTATGTAATTGGTGGTGGAGGACATGGTAGAGGTCGTGGATTAGGAAGAGGTATGGGGCGTGGTCGAGGCATGGGATACGGAAGAGGAATGGGATTAGGTCGAGGCGTGGGCATAGCAAATTATGGTGTTCATTCCAATATGGGTGTAACTGAGTCTCAAGCAACCTCAAAAAAGGCGTATGTTGAAAAAGATCTATGCGTTGGCTGTGGTGTGTGCGCAAATGTTTGTAGAACCGGCGCTATAAGCATAGTTAATCGGGTTGCAGAGGTTGATATCAATAAGTGTATCGGTTGTGGCGACTGTGTGAATGTATGCCCAAGGAATGCAATCGCTTTGAGGAGCATTGAGGAACTATGATAATTTCTGTTGCAAGCGGTAAAGGTGGCACGGGCAAAACTCTTGTATCAACAAACCTTGCTTTATCTTTGGAAGATAAGGAAATCCAGTTTCTTGATTGTGATGTCGAAGAGCCTAATGCCTTCCTGTTTATAAAGCCCCAGATAGATAATGTTATGGAAGTAGAGATGCCCGTTCCCGAGGTTAATGAGGAATTATGTACGCACTGCAAAAAATGCGCAGAATTTTGCGAATTTAGTGCTATCCTTGTGTCTCCGAAAAAGGTGCAAATTTTTCCTGAGTTGTGCCATAGTTGTGGCGGTTGTGTCCTTGTGTGTCCTGTGCATGCAATGAAAGAAAGACCCTTTAGAATTGGAAGTTTGAAAACGGGTAAGATAGGAAACATTGATTTTGTATATGGTGAACTCGAGGTTTCAAAGCCTCTTGCAGTCCCTATTATAAGGGAGGTAAAAAGGAAGACCAACAAAGATAAGTTGGTGATTATCGATTCACCGCCGGGTGCATCAGACCCGGTCATTGCATCTGTTTCGGGAAGTGATTTTACGATTCTTGTTACAGAGCCTACTCCTTTTGGTCTTCATGACCTTAAGATTGCAGTGGATGTATTAGAGCAACTTAAAATACCTTTTGGCGTCGTTGTGAATAGAGCAAATCTCGGAGATAGAAGAGTTTACGATTTTTGCAAGGAAAAGAATATTCCGATACTGCTTGAGATTCCCTTTGACAGAAAAATTGCCGAACTTTATTCTAAGGCAGTTCCCTTTATAAAAGTTTTTGAGATGTGGAAGGATAAGTTTAGAAAACTTTATGAGGATATCGAAAGGATTGTGGAAAAATGAAACAGATTGTTGTTTTAAGTGGAAAAGGTGGGACAGGCAAAACAACATTAACGGCGTCGCTTGCGGTGCTTTCGAATAATTCGGTTGTTGTG is a genomic window of Caldisericum sp. containing:
- a CDS encoding ATP-binding protein; amino-acid sequence: MIISVASGKGGTGKTLVSTNLALSLEDKEIQFLDCDVEEPNAFLFIKPQIDNVMEVEMPVPEVNEELCTHCKKCAEFCEFSAILVSPKKVQIFPELCHSCGGCVLVCPVHAMKERPFRIGSLKTGKIGNIDFVYGELEVSKPLAVPIIREVKRKTNKDKLVIIDSPPGASDPVIASVSGSDFTILVTEPTPFGLHDLKIAVDVLEQLKIPFGVVVNRANLGDRRVYDFCKEKNIPILLEIPFDRKIAELYSKAVPFIKVFEMWKDKFRKLYEDIERIVEK
- a CDS encoding 4Fe-4S dicluster domain-containing protein, coding for MGVTESQATSKKAYVEKDLCVGCGVCANVCRTGAISIVNRVAEVDINKCIGCGDCVNVCPRNAIALRSIEEL